Proteins encoded together in one Triticum dicoccoides isolate Atlit2015 ecotype Zavitan chromosome 7B, WEW_v2.0, whole genome shotgun sequence window:
- the LOC119335807 gene encoding L-type lectin-domain containing receptor kinase IX.1-like, producing the protein MGCRRRPTTTLVLVLLLHLYYAPRWAFSLSFSLNFSDAGAGSWIDLDGDASISPPRLELTNSKNLLSSVGRASYAHKVPLWNGDTGEMASFTTNFSFQITPVKASSGEGMAFFLGHFPSEIPPQSGGGGLGLLPAFTNGTGPTRMVAVEFDTVGNSYYGGISKNHVGIDVNSMVSTESTPITIMQNLTSSYVMKATVTYHNVSKMLAVDLLIDDALFQVNATVDLSTQLPEEVAVGFSAATGNASELHRILSWSFSSTLPPLPTRNNNKKLVVILSSVLVPLLSLVVCVALLLWRRDNKMKANEDGQERYAHRADLERGVAAGGPRRYTYHELVAATRHFAEEEKLGRGGFGSVYRGHLTLTPSPADRRAVAVKMLSAESSAQGRKEFEAEVRIISRLKHRNLVQLLGWCDSHKGLLLVYELVAEGSLDRHLYSKDKCLTWPQRYKIILGLGSALHYLHGEWEQCVVHGDIKPSNIMFDSSMSTKLGDFGLARLVDHDTGLLQTTKAVLGTAGYIDPEFVNTRRPCTESDVYSFGVVLLEIVSGRRPVMETAGKSFTLVRWVWSLYGRNAILDAADDRLRGDEADERWMVRVLVVGLWCAHPDRSERPSVAQAMHVLQSDEARLPALPLHMYRTVPDTVSSSGPYEAFSIETSSSSSGCVRSSLVNTGDTTHSSDSSSSALLRNSRDLAN; encoded by the coding sequence ATGGGCTGCCGCCGTCGTCCGACCACCACCCTAGTCTTGGTGCTGCTGCTACACCTCTACTATGCGCCGCGCTGGGCCTTCTCGCTCAGCTTCAGCCTCAACTTCTCCGACGCCGGCGCCGGCTCATGGATCGACTTGGATGGCGACGCATCCATCAGCCCACCAAGGCTCGAGCTGACGAATTCGAAGAACCTCCTGAGCAGCGTCGGCCGGGCGTCGTACGCGCACAAGGTGCCGCTGTGGAACGGCGACACCGGCGAGATGGCTAGCTTCACCACCAACTTCTCCTTCCAGATCACTCCGGTGAAGGCCAGCTCCGGCGAAGGGATGGCCTTCTTCCTCGGCCACTTCCCGTCGGAGATCCCGCCCCAGAGCGGCGGgggcggcctcggcctcctcccgGCCTTCACCAACGGGACGGGCCCCACCCGGATGGTGGCCGTCGAGTTCGACACAGTCGGCAACTCCTACTATGGCGGCATCAGCAAGAACCATGTCGGCATCGACGTCAACTCCATGGTTTCCACGGAGTCCACCCCCATCACGATCATGCAGAACCTCACGTCGTCCTATGTCATGAAGGCAACTGTCACGTACCACAACGTGTCCAAGATGCTGGCCGTTGATCTCCTCATCGACGATGCCCTGTTCCAGGTCAATGCCACCGTCGATCTGAGCACACAGCTGCCGGAGGAGGTCGCCGTCGGCTTCTCGGCGGCCACCGGCAACGCCTCCGAGCTGCACCGGATACTCTCGTGGTCATTCAGTTCCACTCTACCTCCTCTTCCGACCAGGAATAACAACAAAAAGTTGGTAGTGATCCTGTCATCCGTACTAGTCCCATTGCTTTCTTTGGTGGTATGTGTGGCCCTGTTGCTATGGCGGCGAGACAATAAAATGAAGGCAAATGAGGACGGACAAGAACGGTACGCCCACAGAGCTGACCTCGAGAGAGGTGTGGCTGCCGGCGGCCCCAGGCGGTACACCTACCATGAGCTGGTTGCCGCAACGAGACACTTCGCGGAGGAGGAGAAGCTCGGGCGAGGCGGCTTCGGGAGCGTTTACCGGGGTCACCTCACGCTCACACCCTCACCCGCCGACCGCCGTGCGGTGGCGGTAAAGATGTTGTCGGCGGAGTCGTCGGCGCAGGGGAGAAAGGAGTTCGAGGCTGAGGTGAGGATCATCAGCAGACTGAAGCATCGTAACCTTGTGCAGCTGCTGGGTTGGTGCGACAGCCACAAGGGTCTCTTGCTCGTCTATGAGCTCGTGGCGGAGGGCAGCCTAGACAGGCACCTCTACAGCAAGGACAAATGTCTCACATGGCCACAGAGGTACAAGATCATCCTCGGATTGGGATCCGCGCTGCACTACCTCCACGGAGAGTGGGAGCAGTGCGTCGTGCATGGCGACATCAAGCCCAGCAACATCATGTTCGACTCGTCAATGAGCACCAAACTCGGGGACTTCGGGTTGGCCCGGCTCGTCGACCACGACACGGGGTTGCTGCAAACCACCAAGGCCGTGCTCGGCACAGCCGGCTACATTGATCCTGAGTTCGTTAACACGCGCCGGCCGTGCACCGAGTCCGATGTGTACAGCTTCGGTGTCGTCCTACTTGAGATCGTCTCCGGCCGGCGGCCGGTGATGGAGACCGCGGGGAAATCGTTCACACTGGTCAGGTGGGTGTGGAGCCTCTACGGCAGGAACGCGATCCTCGACGCGGCCGATGACCGTCTGAGGGGAGACGAGGCCGACGAGCGGTGGATGGTGCGGGTGCTCGTCGTCGGGCTCTGGTGCGCGCATCCGGACCGAAGCGAGCGGCCGTCTGTCGCCCAGGCAATGCACGTCCTGCAGTCCGACGAGGCGAGGCTGCCGGCGCTCCCGCTCCACATGTACAGGACTGTGCCGGACACCGTGTCCTCCTCCGGCCCGTACGAGGCTTTCTCCATTGAGACCTCCAGCTCTAGCTCCGGTTGTGTTCGCTCTTCTTTGGTCAACACCGGCGACACCACTCATTCCTCCGACTCGTCCTCAAGTGCGTTGCTACGGAACTCCAGGGATCTAGCTAATTGA